One genomic segment of Novisyntrophococcus fermenticellae includes these proteins:
- a CDS encoding YccF domain-containing protein, with amino-acid sequence MGCLGNLLWFVFGGAVSGLSWCLAGCLWCITIVGIPVGLQCFKFAGLSFFPFGKEVRYGGGAGSFLLNIIWVIVSGLPLALEHLMLGAVLCITVVGIPFGLQQFKLAKLAFMPFGAEVY; translated from the coding sequence ATGGGGTGCCTGGGAAATCTGTTATGGTTTGTATTCGGCGGAGCGGTCAGCGGACTGAGCTGGTGTCTGGCAGGCTGCCTTTGGTGTATTACGATTGTGGGAATTCCGGTTGGGCTTCAGTGCTTTAAGTTTGCCGGACTTAGCTTCTTCCCCTTTGGGAAGGAAGTACGATACGGCGGCGGAGCAGGTTCCTTCCTGTTAAATATCATCTGGGTCATTGTATCCGGTCTGCCGCTGGCACTGGAGCACCTGATGCTGGGAGCAGTGCTGTGTATTACAGTTGTTGGAATTCCATTTGGCCTGCAGCAATTTAAGCTGGCGAAATTGGCTTTTATGCCCTTTGGTGCAGAAGTGTATTAA